ACCGGAAAGGCCTGAAGCCTGCTCAAACAATTCGCTGCTGCCAAAACTCAGCCCACAAGGAGCGAGTCCAAGCGCCGTCGCCACCAGATACAGCTGCTGGTAGATCGACCCCACGTCTTTGAGGATCAGCGCGTAGGACAAACCGGTGTGCTGATGAAGACTTGCATGTCTGCCGTAGCGGGCAGCCATCACAACAAGCACATCCGGTCGCTGGCCCTGGCCCGGCGATACAGAAGCGGCCTGAGGTGCACGACAGGTGGATGCAGCAGCAAGGTCGAGCATCTGCAGACAAGATTCGCCGAGATCACTCAGTTTTCCTAGAGAGTGATTGAAGGAGTCGTAGTGATAAAACCCAGGCTGAAGACCGATGCATCGGTGGATGCATAAATACAGCTCAATGGAATGAAGAGCTCCTGCGCTGGCGACAGGTCTCAACAAGCCGGAATACGCTCGCGATAGACCTGGATCGCAGAGAATTTCCTCCCGAATGTGCATGGAGTACCAGAGGAAATCACTCAACACACCTGCAGTCACGGGCTGTTCGTGAAAAGCCCGGATTGTTTTACGTTCGCGAACGACTTGAAAAAAACTCAGGTTGTGATGAATGTGCGACGGCTCAGGAAGGGCTGCCGTAGAGAGAACGATTCTTTGATGCTTCGCAGAAAACCGCTGTTGGTTGATTGGCTTCGGGAGTGATTGATCGCGACAAACATCAATCATCTGTTCACGCGTATGACAGTGAAACGCGAGGTCTTCAGGCGTCCAGCCCGCATCGACGGCTTCCTTGTCGATATCAACAACACACTCACCATCACAGACGCCTGCGACACCAGAGCTCAACAACAGAGAAACAAAATCCTCATGGTG
This genomic window from Synechococcus sp. MIT S9220 contains:
- a CDS encoding SagB family peptide dehydrogenase, which produces MLNYRFREGVHVDSDENAVVITSPYATRLNSIQQSLKIEAPSDSLMSLLQDLSAKGVSRAQFCINDDALSAFADHQELFDELEVFYAKGLLFVEISGFKGAAICLDPVKSSLQRKTVPVGDYRIKLSKFVRVLPRVDGLQITTPLATATVLLKDQRLFPILMQLVSASDRKTFQEALPDDLRGHHEDFVSLLLSSGVAGVCDGECVVDIDKEAVDAGWTPEDLAFHCHTREQMIDVCRDQSLPKPINQQRFSAKHQRIVLSTAALPEPSHIHHNLSFFQVVRERKTIRAFHEQPVTAGVLSDFLWYSMHIREEILCDPGLSRAYSGLLRPVASAGALHSIELYLCIHRCIGLQPGFYHYDSFNHSLGKLSDLGESCLQMLDLAAASTCRAPQAASVSPGQGQRPDVLVVMAARYGRHASLHQHTGLSYALILKDVGSIYQQLYLVATALGLAPCGLSFGSSELFEQASGLSGRLECSVGEFMIGNPASTHGFDPGAAVVA